Proteins encoded within one genomic window of Dyadobacter chenhuakuii:
- a CDS encoding SatD family protein, which translates to MKKHYAVITADMVNSTFFSREQTTEWLSEMIDLLRENPAFDWVLKPEIYRGDSFQGVLKNPNEAMYAAILARANMRTHAKNTDLRVAIGIGKAEQLTDRAGTSDGEAFRLSGHLADNIRKQKARIGIALPTPSEPLNATLDLLETLIENWTTAQSEVIVALLLKKNINQISEQLGISQPAASQRVASSKWWAVENFLATFPKHLSLYTKTKS; encoded by the coding sequence ATGAAAAAGCATTATGCTGTAATCACCGCTGATATGGTCAATTCAACGTTTTTCTCACGAGAACAGACCACCGAATGGCTAAGCGAAATGATCGATTTGTTACGGGAAAATCCAGCCTTTGACTGGGTGTTGAAACCTGAAATATATCGCGGGGACAGCTTTCAGGGTGTGTTGAAAAACCCTAACGAAGCCATGTATGCCGCCATTCTGGCCCGCGCTAATATGCGCACACACGCCAAAAACACTGATTTACGCGTAGCGATTGGCATAGGAAAAGCAGAGCAGCTAACCGACCGCGCGGGCACATCCGATGGCGAAGCATTTCGATTGTCGGGGCATTTGGCCGACAATATCAGGAAGCAAAAAGCGCGGATCGGGATTGCATTGCCAACGCCTTCTGAGCCGCTGAATGCGACATTGGATCTTTTAGAAACACTTATTGAGAACTGGACAACCGCTCAGAGCGAGGTGATTGTGGCTTTACTTTTGAAAAAGAACATTAACCAGATTTCCGAGCAGCTTGGCATCAGTCAGCCTGCCGCCAGTCAGCGTGTGGCCTCTTCAAAATGGTGGGCAGTTGAAAATTTTCTTGCTACCTTTCCCAAACATTTATCACTATACACAAAAACAAAATCATGA
- a CDS encoding DUF3307 domain-containing protein gives MIEFLQLLLAHILVDFYWQPTKWVIEKREKSFRSKYFYLHIALVIVVSYVVLGYWTNPVPALALGVAHGLIDIAKIAFDKKGTLIWFVADQVAHVISIALTALIITSALPAGVETFKTWLFTTKTLAIFTGALVSLSPISFFVGILTKPWREELAALAPNADDNLANAGRWIGMSERLLIFVFVLVSQFSAIGFLIAAKSLLRYNDKSASGEISAAYISKKSEYVLVGTLMSYTCAIAVALVVKTLY, from the coding sequence ATGATCGAGTTTCTCCAATTATTGCTCGCACACATTCTTGTCGATTTCTACTGGCAGCCTACGAAATGGGTCATTGAAAAAAGAGAAAAATCTTTCCGCTCCAAATACTTTTATCTCCACATTGCGCTTGTCATCGTTGTTTCTTACGTCGTGCTGGGTTACTGGACCAATCCGGTTCCTGCTCTCGCGTTAGGCGTGGCTCACGGCCTGATTGACATTGCAAAAATCGCGTTTGATAAAAAGGGAACATTGATCTGGTTTGTGGCCGATCAGGTTGCTCACGTGATCAGCATTGCGCTTACCGCGCTTATTATCACCAGTGCTTTACCGGCTGGCGTGGAAACTTTCAAAACCTGGCTTTTCACTACCAAAACGCTCGCCATTTTCACTGGCGCGCTGGTTTCACTCTCTCCTATTTCGTTTTTTGTGGGCATCCTTACCAAACCCTGGCGCGAAGAACTGGCTGCATTGGCGCCTAATGCAGATGATAACCTGGCCAATGCCGGACGCTGGATAGGGATGTCGGAAAGGCTGCTGATCTTTGTTTTTGTGCTGGTTAGTCAGTTTTCAGCCATTGGATTTTTGATTGCTGCGAAGTCGCTTTTGCGTTATAATGACAAATCTGCCAGCGGGGAAATTTCAGCAGCCTACATTAGTAAAAAGTCGGAATATGTGCTGGTGGGGACATTGATGAGCTACACTTGTGCGATCGCAGTGGCGCTGGTGGTGAAAACATTGTATTAA
- a CDS encoding DUF4890 domain-containing protein, which produces MKKTMLAMLMALFSIAAFAQRQDSDMTPEKRAENQTKQMTEKLNLSEDQQKQVYNLTLARTQKMKELRDAQTADREQMRASMETYNNEVAKILTVEQQEKYKTMLEDRRGGADRRGGGSSRGPREN; this is translated from the coding sequence ATGAAAAAGACAATGTTGGCCATGCTAATGGCTCTTTTCAGCATCGCAGCCTTCGCCCAACGCCAGGATTCTGATATGACGCCTGAAAAACGCGCAGAAAACCAGACCAAGCAAATGACCGAAAAGCTGAACCTTTCCGAAGATCAGCAAAAGCAGGTCTACAACCTGACGCTGGCGAGAACGCAGAAAATGAAGGAGTTAAGGGATGCCCAAACCGCCGACCGCGAGCAAATGCGTGCTTCGATGGAAACCTACAACAACGAAGTCGCGAAAATACTGACGGTGGAGCAACAGGAAAAATACAAAACCATGCTGGAAGATAGGCGCGGTGGCGCCGATCGTCGGGGCGGTGGCAGCAGCAGAGGACCGCGCGAAAATTAA
- a CDS encoding peptide chain release factor 3 — protein sequence MSNLEEIKKRRTFAIISHPDAGKTTLTEKLLLFGGAIQTAGAVKSNKIKKTATSDFMEIEKQRGISVATSVMTFEYKDLLINILDTPGHKDFAEDTYRTLTAVDSVILVIDCVKGVEEQTERLMEVCRMRNTPVIVFINKLDREGQNPFELLDELETKLSIRVRPLTWPINMGANFKGVYSLYEQMLYFFKINKTKIENDVAKVSLEDEGLVDLLGERDASQLTEDVELVEGVYDVFSEEAYQKGQLAPVFFGSAINNFGIKELLDTFCEISPIPQPRPTDVREVSPMEPKFTGFVFKIHANLDPRHRDRIAFLRICSGKFERGKFYKHVRMGKDVRFSSPFTFMASAKSVMDEGFPGDVVGLYDTGSFKIGDTLTEGENLQFSGIPSFSPEIFKELINLDPMKSKQLEKGIQQLTDEGVAQLFTLDLGNRKIVGTVGELQFDVIQYRLEHEYGAKCRWVPMSITRACWLTADEKPAMDQFIRLKGNQIAYDKDRNPVFLAESEWMIRMNRENNPAIHFHFTSEFKTEMAI from the coding sequence ATGAGTAATTTAGAAGAGATCAAGAAGCGGCGCACATTCGCAATTATCAGTCACCCAGATGCTGGTAAAACCACACTTACCGAAAAGCTGTTGCTTTTTGGAGGCGCGATCCAAACGGCGGGCGCGGTAAAATCCAATAAAATCAAAAAGACCGCTACTTCCGATTTCATGGAAATTGAGAAGCAAAGGGGAATTTCGGTCGCAACTTCGGTAATGACCTTTGAATATAAAGACCTGCTGATCAATATTCTGGACACGCCTGGTCACAAGGACTTTGCAGAAGACACCTATCGCACATTAACCGCCGTGGACAGCGTTATCCTGGTGATTGACTGCGTAAAAGGCGTGGAGGAACAGACCGAAAGGCTCATGGAAGTGTGCCGGATGCGGAACACGCCGGTGATTGTTTTTATCAATAAGCTCGATAGGGAAGGCCAGAATCCGTTTGAATTGCTGGATGAGCTGGAAACAAAACTCAGCATCCGCGTGCGTCCTTTGACGTGGCCGATCAATATGGGGGCTAATTTCAAAGGCGTTTACAGCTTGTACGAGCAAATGCTTTATTTCTTCAAAATCAACAAAACCAAAATCGAAAATGATGTTGCGAAAGTGAGTCTGGAAGATGAAGGTTTGGTGGATCTGCTGGGAGAAAGAGATGCTTCGCAATTGACGGAAGATGTGGAGCTTGTGGAAGGTGTTTATGACGTGTTTTCGGAAGAAGCTTATCAAAAAGGCCAGTTAGCGCCTGTTTTCTTTGGCAGTGCGATCAATAATTTTGGTATAAAAGAACTGCTGGACACATTCTGCGAAATCTCACCCATTCCGCAGCCACGTCCGACGGATGTGCGTGAAGTGTCACCTATGGAGCCAAAATTCACCGGTTTTGTATTTAAAATCCACGCAAACCTAGACCCGCGTCACCGTGACAGGATTGCATTTTTAAGGATTTGTTCAGGGAAATTTGAACGTGGTAAATTCTATAAACACGTCAGAATGGGTAAAGATGTCCGTTTTTCTTCTCCCTTTACATTCATGGCTTCGGCGAAAAGTGTAATGGACGAAGGCTTTCCCGGTGATGTTGTAGGACTTTATGATACAGGAAGTTTCAAGATCGGCGATACATTGACGGAAGGAGAAAACCTTCAATTTTCAGGGATTCCGAGCTTCTCGCCGGAGATCTTTAAAGAGTTGATTAACCTGGATCCGATGAAGTCCAAGCAATTGGAAAAAGGCATTCAACAACTTACAGATGAAGGTGTTGCGCAACTTTTTACATTGGACTTAGGAAACCGTAAAATAGTAGGGACGGTTGGAGAACTGCAATTTGATGTAATCCAATATCGCCTCGAACACGAATATGGCGCAAAATGCCGCTGGGTTCCGATGAGCATTACGCGCGCTTGCTGGCTTACCGCCGATGAAAAGCCTGCTATGGACCAATTCATCCGCCTCAAAGGAAACCAGATTGCCTACGATAAAGATAGAAACCCGGTTTTCCTGGCAGAATCTGAATGGATGATCCGTATGAACCGGGAAAACAATCCAGCCATCCATTTTCACTTCACGTCGGAATTTAAGACCGAAATGGCGATATAA
- a CDS encoding inorganic pyrophosphatase, translating to MIANVHKAHPWHGIPMGDNAPNLVTAFIEIVPTDTVKYEIDKATGYLMIDRPQKYSNIVPALYGFIPKTYCSEKIAALARERSGRDVTEGDGDPLDVLVLCEKIISHGDILCTAKPIGGIRLIDGGEADDKIIAVLKGDEVYGGFSDLSELPEGIVERLKHYFLTYKNLPGEKAHIEITNVYGREEAHEVIMTSVEDYKHSFY from the coding sequence ATGATCGCTAACGTACACAAAGCACATCCCTGGCATGGAATCCCGATGGGGGATAATGCACCGAACCTCGTAACTGCCTTTATTGAGATTGTTCCTACCGACACAGTTAAATACGAAATTGATAAAGCAACGGGCTATCTGATGATCGACCGCCCGCAAAAATATTCCAACATCGTTCCGGCACTTTACGGATTTATCCCTAAAACGTACTGCTCAGAAAAGATCGCAGCGCTTGCCCGCGAGCGTTCGGGAAGAGACGTAACGGAAGGCGATGGTGACCCGCTGGACGTTTTGGTTCTTTGTGAAAAAATCATTTCGCACGGCGACATTCTTTGCACTGCGAAGCCTATCGGCGGAATCCGTCTGATCGATGGTGGTGAAGCAGATGACAAAATCATTGCCGTTTTGAAAGGTGACGAAGTCTACGGCGGTTTTTCCGATCTTAGCGAGCTGCCGGAAGGAATTGTAGAGCGTTTGAAACACTACTTCCTGACTTACAAGAATTTGCCGGGTGAAAAAGCCCACATTGAAATTACCAATGTATACGGCAGAGAAGAAGCACACGAGGTGATCATGACTTCCGTGGAAGATTACAAGCATTCATTTTACTGA
- a CDS encoding glycosyltransferase family 2 protein — MTLSAIQISVVVPLYNEEESLPELSEWIARVMNENGFSYEVIFVDDGSKDRSWDVISNISQENPNIRGLRFVRNYGKTAALQTAFQAAKGEVIITMDADLQDSPDEIPELYKMIKEDRYDLVSGWKKKRYDPITKTVPTKIFNAATRSISGVSLHDFNCGLKAYRKEVVKNITIYGEMHRYIPVIAKWNGFGKIGEKVVQHRPRKYGTTKFGLERFIFGFLDLLSIAFVNKFGRRPMHLFGSLGTLMFFLGSIIAFWLLGKKIYNIYHLQPYRNVTDNPLFFLALVAIMVGSQLFLAGFLGELFVKQSVSKTGDYNIADKVG; from the coding sequence ATGACTCTATCAGCTATCCAGATTTCCGTTGTCGTTCCGCTTTACAATGAGGAAGAATCATTGCCAGAACTCAGTGAATGGATTGCGCGGGTGATGAATGAAAATGGCTTTTCCTATGAAGTGATTTTTGTCGACGATGGCAGCAAAGACCGCTCCTGGGACGTTATTTCAAACATTTCACAAGAAAACCCGAACATTCGTGGATTGCGTTTTGTAAGAAATTATGGCAAAACGGCCGCATTGCAAACGGCTTTTCAGGCGGCAAAAGGCGAGGTGATCATTACCATGGACGCCGACCTGCAAGACAGCCCGGACGAAATCCCGGAGCTTTACAAAATGATCAAAGAGGACCGCTATGACCTGGTTTCGGGCTGGAAAAAGAAGCGTTACGACCCGATTACCAAGACTGTTCCTACCAAAATATTCAATGCGGCCACCCGCAGCATTTCCGGCGTTTCGCTGCACGATTTCAATTGCGGCCTGAAAGCTTACCGCAAGGAAGTGGTCAAAAACATTACGATTTACGGGGAAATGCATCGTTACATTCCGGTGATCGCCAAGTGGAATGGCTTCGGCAAGATCGGGGAGAAAGTGGTGCAGCATCGTCCAAGAAAATACGGCACGACGAAATTCGGACTGGAACGTTTCATTTTTGGCTTTCTGGATTTGCTTTCGATTGCCTTTGTGAATAAGTTTGGGCGCAGGCCCATGCATTTGTTTGGCAGTCTGGGAACACTCATGTTTTTTCTGGGAAGCATTATAGCTTTCTGGCTTTTAGGCAAAAAGATTTACAACATTTACCATTTGCAGCCCTATCGGAATGTCACCGATAATCCGTTGTTTTTTCTCGCCCTGGTTGCGATCATGGTAGGTTCACAGTTGTTTCTTGCGGGCTTTCTCGGGGAATTATTTGTAAAACAATCTGTGTCAAAAACAGGAGATTATAACATTGCAGATAAGGTCGGTTAA
- a CDS encoding tRNA1(Val) (adenine(37)-N6)-methyltransferase — protein sequence MARNSSFRFKNFTVQQDKCAMKVCTDACVLGAWADVDDADYILDIGAGTGLLSLMVAQRNSYGIIDAVEIDAEAFYQAGENVENSPYHDRIRLFHSAVQEFTSEHKYDVIITNPPFFQSDLLSPLDKKNIAHHAKSLDFAELLTAIDTLLSESGKFNILFPVDEGKQFLTKALASGWVLTRKLTLFHQEGKRAFRHLMTFQRTEPVHNKDINGELYIYELDGTTYNQPFKDLLKDFYMIF from the coding sequence ATGGCACGAAATTCCTCTTTTCGCTTCAAGAATTTTACGGTGCAGCAAGACAAATGCGCCATGAAAGTGTGCACCGACGCCTGCGTGCTGGGTGCCTGGGCCGATGTCGACGACGCCGACTACATTCTGGATATTGGAGCGGGAACGGGTTTGCTTTCCTTAATGGTCGCACAACGGAATTCCTATGGCATCATCGATGCCGTTGAAATTGACGCAGAGGCTTTTTACCAGGCCGGTGAGAATGTGGAAAACAGCCCTTATCATGACCGGATCAGGCTTTTTCACTCTGCCGTTCAGGAATTTACTTCCGAGCATAAATATGACGTCATTATCACCAATCCGCCCTTTTTTCAGTCCGATCTGCTTTCTCCGTTAGATAAAAAGAACATTGCCCACCACGCAAAATCGCTGGATTTCGCCGAATTACTGACTGCTATCGACACGCTTTTGTCAGAAAGCGGAAAGTTCAACATTCTTTTTCCGGTTGATGAGGGCAAACAGTTTTTGACAAAAGCATTGGCATCCGGCTGGGTTTTGACCAGAAAACTTACATTGTTTCACCAGGAAGGCAAGAGAGCATTTCGTCACCTGATGACCTTTCAGCGAACAGAACCGGTTCATAATAAGGACATTAACGGAGAACTTTACATATATGAGCTCGACGGGACGACTTATAATCAGCCGTTCAAGGATTTGCTCAAAGATTTTTATATGATATTTTGA
- a CDS encoding ribonuclease H1 domain-containing protein, protein MAKKTKYYVVWQGRKTGVFTDWKECEAQIKGFEDARYKSFESIQEAEAAIQRNYWEFVAKKENKPAITKEAPASIGKPIKNSITVDAAWNTASGDMEYQGIYYQTGERIFLQGPFKDATNNIGEFLAIVHALAYLQKKESDLPIYSDSRTAIAWVKKKHANTKLALTPRNKPVFEMLQRAERWLAANKFSNKILKWETEYWGENPADFGRK, encoded by the coding sequence ATGGCGAAGAAAACAAAATACTACGTCGTCTGGCAGGGCAGGAAAACGGGCGTTTTTACGGATTGGAAAGAGTGTGAGGCACAGATTAAGGGTTTTGAAGACGCGCGTTACAAGTCCTTTGAATCCATACAAGAGGCGGAAGCGGCCATTCAGCGGAATTATTGGGAATTTGTAGCTAAAAAGGAAAACAAACCCGCGATCACCAAAGAAGCGCCCGCGAGCATTGGAAAACCTATAAAAAACAGCATTACCGTGGATGCGGCCTGGAATACGGCTTCGGGCGACATGGAATATCAGGGCATTTATTACCAGACCGGCGAACGGATTTTCTTGCAGGGGCCATTCAAAGACGCGACGAATAACATTGGGGAGTTTCTGGCGATCGTGCACGCATTGGCTTATTTGCAGAAAAAGGAAAGCGATCTGCCCATTTACAGCGATTCCAGAACGGCCATTGCCTGGGTTAAAAAGAAGCATGCGAACACTAAACTGGCGCTAACGCCGAGGAATAAACCTGTTTTTGAAATGCTGCAACGCGCCGAAAGATGGCTTGCGGCCAACAAATTTTCAAACAAGATCCTGAAATGGGAAACCGAATACTGGGGCGAAAACCCGGCTGACTTTGGTAGAAAATAG
- the pepT gene encoding peptidase T, whose amino-acid sequence MTSVLERFLRYVQIDTQSDPNSESFPSTAKQRDLSNQLVVELQELGIEDAHLDEHGYVYATIPSNSEKTDIPVICFCSHVDTSPDVSGAHVKPIVHHNWNGADIVLPDDPSQILRMSELHDLDQQIGNDIVTASGTTLLGADNKAGVAEIMAAAEYLVTHPEIKHGNIRILFTPDEEVGRGTEHVNIAKLGADFGYTVDGEAVGTLEDETFSADGVKITIHGVSTHPGYALGKLENALKIAGEILAALPKDTLSPETTEGKEGFIHPTQIEGIQEQVTLGFIIRDFTVEGLLEKEAKLKEIADNVLAGYPHSSMEFKVTEQYRNMKEILDQHPEVLENALIAMQKAGLDPIQRSIRGGTDGSRLSFMGLPCPNIFAGEHAFHSKLEWVSVQDMEKAVEVIVNIAQIWEEKA is encoded by the coding sequence ATGACATCTGTGCTGGAACGTTTTCTTCGGTATGTGCAAATAGACACGCAGTCGGACCCGAATTCCGAGAGTTTTCCGAGCACTGCCAAACAACGCGATCTGAGCAATCAGCTTGTCGTTGAATTACAGGAACTTGGAATTGAAGATGCGCACCTGGACGAGCATGGTTACGTCTACGCGACCATTCCTTCCAATTCCGAGAAAACGGACATTCCGGTCATTTGTTTTTGCTCGCACGTGGACACGTCCCCGGACGTGTCAGGCGCGCATGTAAAGCCTATCGTGCATCACAACTGGAACGGCGCTGACATTGTTTTGCCGGACGATCCATCGCAGATTTTAAGAATGAGTGAACTGCATGATCTGGATCAACAGATTGGTAATGATATCGTTACAGCCAGCGGAACCACGCTTCTTGGCGCGGATAACAAAGCAGGCGTTGCTGAAATTATGGCTGCGGCAGAATATTTGGTCACACATCCTGAGATCAAGCACGGTAACATTCGCATTTTGTTCACGCCGGATGAAGAAGTTGGTCGCGGAACGGAGCATGTGAACATTGCGAAACTAGGCGCGGACTTCGGCTACACCGTTGACGGCGAGGCAGTAGGCACATTGGAAGACGAAACATTCTCGGCAGACGGCGTCAAAATCACGATTCACGGCGTGAGCACGCACCCGGGATACGCATTAGGCAAGCTCGAAAACGCATTGAAAATTGCCGGAGAAATTCTCGCTGCTTTGCCCAAAGATACATTATCCCCAGAAACCACCGAAGGAAAAGAAGGCTTTATCCATCCGACCCAAATCGAAGGAATCCAGGAACAAGTAACATTAGGCTTTATCATCCGTGATTTCACAGTTGAAGGATTGCTTGAAAAAGAAGCGAAATTGAAGGAGATTGCTGACAATGTGCTGGCCGGTTACCCGCATTCCAGCATGGAATTCAAAGTAACCGAGCAATATCGGAATATGAAGGAAATCCTGGACCAGCATCCGGAAGTTTTAGAAAATGCATTGATAGCGATGCAAAAAGCCGGTTTAGATCCAATCCAGCGCAGTATTCGGGGAGGCACTGACGGTTCAAGATTATCATTCATGGGTTTGCCTTGCCCTAATATATTTGCAGGAGAACACGCTTTTCATTCAAAACTCGAATGGGTGTCGGTTCAGGACATGGAAAAAGCAGTAGAAGTGATCGTAAACATTGCCCAGATCTGGGAAGAAAAAGCTTAA
- a CDS encoding nucleoside triphosphate pyrophosphohydrolase family protein: MQQLDSLNQVAEFHKTFKHPILETPTIPSEERSRLRVALLAEELKELEVAILEKDIVEIADALCDLQYVLSGAVLEFGLGEKFRALFDEVQRSNMSKACLNIEEAEATVAHYEAKGTDCYYKEDNGKYLVYRKADDKTLKNINYSPADLTSILN, from the coding sequence ATGCAACAATTGGACAGCCTTAACCAGGTCGCTGAATTTCATAAAACATTTAAACATCCCATTCTCGAAACGCCAACCATTCCGTCCGAAGAGCGGAGCCGGTTGCGTGTGGCGTTGCTGGCGGAAGAATTGAAAGAGCTGGAAGTGGCCATTCTGGAAAAGGACATTGTGGAAATCGCGGATGCGCTTTGTGACCTGCAATATGTATTGTCGGGGGCAGTTCTGGAATTTGGTTTAGGGGAAAAGTTCAGGGCTTTGTTTGATGAAGTCCAGCGTTCGAATATGTCGAAAGCATGCCTTAACATTGAAGAGGCCGAGGCGACTGTGGCGCATTATGAAGCCAAGGGCACGGATTGCTATTACAAAGAAGACAATGGCAAATATCTGGTTTACAGAAAAGCAGATGACAAAACATTGAAAAATATCAATTATTCGCCCGCCGATCTGACTTCCATCCTGAACTGA
- a CDS encoding MarC family protein — translation MFNFKEIVSVTLILFSVIDILGSLPVIVDFRRKLGKIESEKATLAAGFIMVLFLFLGERLLSLFGVDVASFAIAGAIILFLLGMEMILGRNIFKHDNLDVGVASIVPIAFPLIAGAATMTTLLSLRSAYQTENILVGIMLNLFFVYLVLKSSNWLEKKLGQGGTDILRKVFGIILLAIAIKLFKTNLVI, via the coding sequence ATGTTTAATTTCAAGGAAATCGTTTCCGTAACACTCATCCTTTTCTCGGTCATCGATATCCTGGGTTCGTTGCCCGTGATCGTGGATTTCCGCCGGAAGCTGGGCAAGATTGAATCTGAAAAAGCCACATTGGCAGCAGGGTTTATCATGGTTCTTTTCCTGTTTTTGGGAGAGCGTTTGCTGAGTTTGTTTGGAGTGGATGTGGCCTCATTTGCCATTGCGGGCGCTATTATCCTGTTTTTGCTTGGTATGGAAATGATTTTAGGCAGAAATATTTTCAAGCACGATAATCTAGATGTAGGCGTCGCTTCCATTGTGCCCATTGCCTTTCCGCTCATTGCCGGCGCCGCCACCATGACCACATTGCTTTCCTTGCGTTCGGCTTACCAAACGGAGAACATTCTGGTCGGCATTATGCTCAATCTTTTCTTTGTTTATCTGGTTTTGAAATCTTCTAACTGGCTTGAAAAAAAACTCGGACAAGGTGGGACAGACATTCTCAGGAAAGTTTTCGGGATCATCCTGCTGGCGATCGCGATCAAGCTTTTTAAGACCAATCTGGTGATTTAG
- a CDS encoding NUDIX hydrolase, whose protein sequence is MRLDILKQYQAQTKCLVALDSIIFGFDGEELKLLLVKRGIEDEHHTWSLMGGWVQPDESLEGASTRILFELTNLTDIYLEQLHTFGSPQRDPVERTVSVAYFALINVEDYDHKLSKNFEAQWFPIQELPKLLFDHGSMVEMAIQHLRYKASQHPIGFELLPEKFTIPQLQKLYEAIFGTELDKRNFSRKLLSTNLLVKLDEKQKGFSKKGAFFYKIDEEKYKKQFNTFLNFLPGSAS, encoded by the coding sequence GTGCGATTAGATATATTAAAACAATATCAGGCCCAAACCAAGTGTCTGGTCGCTCTGGACTCCATTATTTTCGGTTTTGACGGCGAAGAATTAAAATTGTTATTGGTCAAAAGAGGCATCGAGGACGAGCATCACACGTGGTCCTTAATGGGCGGCTGGGTGCAGCCCGACGAAAGCCTTGAAGGTGCATCAACCCGCATTCTTTTTGAGCTTACCAACCTCACAGATATTTACTTAGAACAGCTCCATACATTCGGAAGCCCGCAGCGCGACCCGGTCGAAAGGACCGTTTCGGTGGCTTATTTCGCCTTGATCAATGTAGAGGATTACGATCATAAGCTTTCTAAAAACTTCGAAGCACAATGGTTCCCGATCCAGGAACTGCCCAAATTGCTTTTTGACCACGGTTCCATGGTTGAAATGGCCATTCAGCATTTGCGTTACAAGGCTTCCCAGCATCCGATCGGTTTTGAGCTGCTTCCTGAAAAATTCACCATTCCACAATTGCAGAAACTCTATGAAGCAATTTTTGGAACAGAATTGGATAAGCGAAACTTCTCGCGCAAGCTGCTTTCTACCAATTTGTTAGTCAAGCTGGACGAGAAACAAAAGGGCTTTTCTAAAAAGGGTGCTTTCTTCTATAAAATTGACGAGGAAAAGTATAAAAAGCAGTTCAACACATTCCTCAATTTTCTTCCCGGAAGCGCTTCCTAG
- a CDS encoding aminotransferase class V-fold PLP-dependent enzyme: MITFYPGPSKVYDEVGRYLQEAFESGVISANHRSTAFMQMLEDAIRNLKTKLNVPDDYEVYFVSSATECWEIIAENLISDASLHIYNGAFGEKWMEYTQKLTGSARSYFFETNEEPDLNTVTKPAANEIICLTHNETSNGTALTSEFLNTLRAQCENMIAVDATSSMAGVVLPWDSADVWYGSVQKCFGLPAGMGVMIVSPKAVERAIAVGNRSHYNSLLFIRDNFLKFQTPYTPNTLGIYLMGRVMKQVLPIETVAEQTHKRAQDWCKFLPENGYRLLVENEAVRSETVVAVKDSKERIVAIKKAALQVGIVLGNGYGKDKEVSFRIANFPAITDSEIRTLKDFLVSFSSK, encoded by the coding sequence ATGATAACCTTTTATCCGGGCCCTTCCAAAGTTTACGACGAGGTTGGCCGCTATTTGCAAGAAGCATTCGAGAGTGGCGTCATCAGTGCCAATCACAGAAGCACGGCTTTCATGCAAATGCTGGAAGACGCGATCCGTAACCTGAAAACCAAGCTGAATGTGCCTGATGATTACGAGGTTTATTTCGTTTCATCGGCAACAGAGTGCTGGGAAATCATCGCCGAAAATCTCATTTCGGATGCCAGTCTGCACATTTACAATGGTGCGTTCGGTGAAAAATGGATGGAATACACCCAAAAGCTGACGGGTTCTGCACGATCTTATTTTTTCGAAACCAACGAAGAGCCGGATCTAAATACGGTAACAAAGCCTGCTGCGAATGAAATCATTTGTCTGACACACAACGAAACTTCCAACGGGACTGCGCTAACTTCTGAGTTCCTGAACACATTACGTGCTCAATGTGAAAACATGATCGCCGTTGATGCCACTTCGTCGATGGCTGGCGTCGTGCTTCCCTGGGACAGTGCGGATGTTTGGTATGGGTCGGTTCAAAAGTGTTTTGGCCTGCCTGCTGGCATGGGCGTGATGATCGTCTCGCCGAAAGCCGTGGAACGTGCCATTGCCGTTGGCAACCGGTCGCATTACAACAGCCTGCTTTTTATCCGTGATAATTTCCTGAAATTTCAGACACCTTACACGCCGAATACATTGGGTATATACCTGATGGGTAGGGTTATGAAGCAGGTTCTGCCTATTGAAACCGTCGCGGAGCAGACGCACAAACGCGCGCAGGATTGGTGTAAATTCTTGCCTGAAAACGGTTACCGTCTTTTAGTGGAAAACGAGGCTGTCCGTTCAGAAACGGTGGTTGCGGTTAAGGATTCGAAAGAACGCATTGTGGCGATTAAAAAGGCGGCTTTGCAAGTCGGAATTGTGCTTGGGAATGGTTACGGGAAGGATAAGGAGGTCAGTTTTCGGATCGCCAATTTTCCGGCGATCACCGATAGCGAGATCCGGACATTAAAGGATTTTCTGGTTTCCTTCTCTTCAAAATAG